Within the Musa acuminata AAA Group cultivar baxijiao chromosome BXJ2-9, Cavendish_Baxijiao_AAA, whole genome shotgun sequence genome, the region TTCAACCAAAATTTGAGATGCTTAAGATATAAAATTAACTACATAAGACAAAATAGTAAGAAGTATATAATATGTCTAATGATTACTCGAATTGCTGCTCCAGCTGCAGTTTCCAGTTGAAGAACTTTTACACCATCTACTTCCTGCATAACATGACTAGCTCATCAGTTTCACTTTCTGACATGCCCAAGAAAAGCAACAAAATGAAGAGGCAATGTAAAGTAGTAGTTCTTTAGGGTCACCACCTTAGGGTTTGGAATAATCTCCATTTTAAGTGCATCAGCTTCAACAAGTCGCTTAATGGCCTTCAAGTTCACCCATCTGTGATCAAGGAACTTTTAGAACAGAGCAACAGGACTCATTGTAATTCATAGAGTTGGATATAGAACAAGTACTTACAGATTGTTAGTATTGAAGATCTTAAACTTTTCAATTGACTTGAATTCGTTCACCTAAACAATAAGTAAAAAGACACAGGATGTACATCAGTCATCTAGCCATGTCTCAAGACTCTCAACTAAGGGTGTTCCATGATGAAATGCATTTTATggcacaaaaaacaaaaacatttcATTTTTCCTTTAAAATGACACTGAATGAACAATCTGCCTCTCATGTTACAACTTACATGAGCATCAGGAACTTGTGCAATCTCAAGAAGCTGCAATTGACGatggagaaaaagaaaagttAGACAAGAGTATGTAGTACAACAAATTCCAGAATGCTAATACACATCCTGAAGAGAACAAGGCTTATATTACCAACATAGTTCTTAGATACAAGTTAAGAAGACTATGTATGTCATTAAGTACATTAAAGATATCAACTTATATTACTAACAGAACACAAGATGTCAATGAATGACCAAACATTTACTTCCAGCCAAGCTAGCTTGACGAGAAACCAGTAAATCAGGGAAAAAACCAGTTATAGTTGCATAAAGAACTATGgcattataaaatataaacatgtaatgctcctagcacaaatACTATTACAAAGTGGGAATTGAATGTGAAGGCCATAGCTATGCTGTGTAGAACAACAGACTCAAACAAGGACCATAAATTTCCAAAGGATTCATAGTCGCCAACAATGCTACATGAAGAACAACTACCACCTTGATTTCTTATTTTAACAAATGACATATATAACAAATATTTCAAATCTTCTATATGAAAcatgttttaatttttaaaatatatgcaaaagACAAATATGTAACTAGTGATAATAGGCCTTTAAagcaaggtttgtaatttcgtaccgtaccggagttttaaGCTCagttcggtatggtacgatataagtatactgagcggtacatttcggtataccgctcggtataccacgTGAGGAGCCAcgcgaaaaaagaaaaaagggaagCGACATCGTCACCTCGGTTTCCCCAcgcaaaaataaagaaaagggaAAGGCGATGTCACCTCAGTTTCCCCATGCAAAAAAACGAAAAGGGCAAGGCGACATCGCTCGGTTTCCCCACGCAAAAAAACAAGGAAAGGCGACGTTGCCTCGGCGATGTCACTCGATTTCCCTAcacgaaaaaaaaataaaggcatCGCCTCGCTTGGTTTCTTCTGTTGGGGAGAAGAAATCGCTTCTCACTGCGACGTCGTCGCGCCGGATCTCTaggttttcttctttcttctccctcttctttcttctccgtcACCGATCGATGCTACTGCCCGGTAGCGGATGGTCTATGTACCGGTCTgttgacggaccggtatgtaccacccggtacgggtgatattattcgaaattaaaattctTTCTTTAAAGAATCATATTCACTTGGCTTTTAGCATTTCAACAACCGAAAAGACCAATGAATTTAATTCAGATGGTATCCTGTTGAACACAAAAGAAAATAGAAGGCCAGGACGCACACTAGTTTTATATGCTACTTGTTCAAAAACTCGATAAGTTCAAACAGATGTAGTTTTATGCAACTTGTACAACAACAAGGTGTAGAAGACAAAATTTAGAATAAAGATGATTTCATTTTTATAGCTTTTTTTAAAAGAGAGGACTTAGAAGTTGGATGAAGTCCCTAAATCCTAACCCTTAATATTTCTGATAAAGTCAAGCAATCAACTAAGCTTACCAGAGCTAAAAAAATCTCAGACTGGCTAATGGACCAGCAGCAAGTTCTACTTAGATGTTTCAAAACACTAGAACATCAAAATTCCACCAAGATAAAATGTAGAGGAGCAGAAAAGGCAAAAAGGCAATACTTGAAGACAAAAAAATGGGGGAAAAATCCATAAACAGAAAATTCTTTTGAAGAAAAAGGAAACAGCATTTCAGGTTATCAGGCTGTAAGCTCCATTATATGGTGCAAGCACTGCAGAAACgggaatgagttgaaaacaaatgcaTCAAAATCAGATGGCAAGGCAtggtaacctttttttttttgacatagaATGCATGGtaaccttccttttttttttggttataatAGTGAAAAAGAAATCTTAAGCATGCATCATgagcaatttttttcttttttttaatctcatgTAGTATATAAGTCATTCATTCAATATTGCCTCAAGGTGTACAACTGAAGAATTTATGAGAGATTTATTTTTACTAGTCAAAGATAAAAACCCGCTGAGGTGACTGCAAGTATATCAGAATTTTGTGAAAGATAATGAAAATCAAATTTATGAATAGATAACAGCAGCTACTATATCATTATAATTTAACTGTTCATCATGTCAGTCAATagtatgtggtgacaatttagTTTGAATGGATATTGAATATTGGAAAACTATACTGTAGACTAGGAAAAAAAAAGACCTAGACCACAGACCTGAACCCTTCCTTCATATGAGATCAATGTACCACCTTTCACATCAGCCAAAGTTTTTGGTGTCACCTGAACACAGTGTAAATGTTTTTTGCATGTCCTGAACACAATATCATTGTCAAATTGAGTGAAATAAGCACCATACCTCCATACAATATTCATTCTGATTGTTAATCAAATGGTTTAGGATTTCTGTTTTATTTGGTGAAGGGAACGACATTTCATAAAGTTTATCAAAAGCAAATTTATACCGGAGAATAAAAATGGCCCATTAAGAATGAAAAGTAATGAAGGCAAGTGAAGGATACTTATGTCAACTATAGCACCCAAGTTATCCGAGTTTGCAATGAAGACATATTCCTTGCCCTAAAAAATGAACACAAATAAACCTTTTAGTATTGATCAAAACCAACATAATAATTGGCATGGAAAAAATTAGTAGGTAGTATAGATCAAAACCAACATTATAACTGACATGGAAAAAGTCAGCAGGTCATTGTTTTCGCAGGGAGTTGCAAACCTGTGATAGCAAGGCATCAAGCTTGCCACTGTTCATCAAGGATGGGAAAACATCACCATGACCTGGAGGATACCTTTACAATGACatggaaaaaaatgaaagatGTCAAAGGAATTTCATGCtgatctaattaattaaaagtaagAAAAAGATATATTCAAATCCACCAAGGGATTCATACTTCCAATCAGTTGATTTTCCTGTGAATGCAAGTAAAATTTTAAAACCAAATCGAAATTGTCATACAGAACACTAGAAGGTTGTAGATTCATATAATTGACCAATTATTTAGCTGAAAATTAAACCCCACACTAGTTCCCTTAAGCTTATCCAGTCATAAAAATACTTTCTTTATCGAGAAAAGTGAGTCAGAGAAAGAAATGCATATAGAGAAGCAATCAATATGATGTTTCCTGTACATCCGCCTTTCACTACCATGTTGAGGCAAACTACTATAAGCATGAATATGTAATCATCAGGAGAAAAGATGACTACTGAGAAAAGTGCCTTCCCAAATACAAGGGCTTCTGGTTGCTAAATGAAatgatgaaagttattagaacagaGAGCTGGTCAGGATAGTTGATGACTTGTAGTCCTAAGATCAACTTTGAGTGGGTGACTTCATGTATGAATACCAAGATTTCTATTATGTAACAGTACAAACTATAAAAGATAAGTACAGAATATATCTTTGTTTCATCATTTGCAATGTGAGGAATGACAACAAGAATAAATAAAAAGGGGCCAATATGGACTCTCAATGCAATATTAGTTTCAACTGTTTAAACAAGTACAATACTAGTATACCTGAATGTATCATAGAGAAAAAGTAATAAAAGATTGAATACTGACTAGTCCCAGACTCCAAACCTGTAAGATCGGAACCAATCCTTGTTCAAAACAATAAATGCTGGTTGGTAAGTTCCAGCCTTATCAGTATTTGAAACCTTGGTTACCACAATCAAGAGAAATTAAGAGAGATGGATTCACAGAGTATTACATCAACTTTATTTTTCCAGACCATGTGAATTACAACTTTCAACTAGTTTGCAGTTTAACCAACCAAAATAAACACTTAACCCTTCCTGAAGGAACAATTTACTCCACCTAAACATCATGAGAACCTGATTTATAATAGACTTTCATTGTGTATAAAACAGAAGATTCTCAAGTGAAAATATTACTAAGAAATTATAAGGAATTATGCATAAATGATATCCTTGGGAACCAAAATTCGAAGAGTCAAATCGACAGCAAGAGAAGGTGATCCTTTCAGCTAGTTTTGCAGCGCCAAGTTGATATATGCATGTTTCAGTTTTGTACTTCTACCCTTGCAATCATGGTTTTCATGCACAAATAAgacaaaaaattaaaaaacacaCAGCACATTGTACATTAACACTCTGCTGAAGTCTTGTTCCACCCATCATGGGGGTTACAGCACAAAGCATGATATTCAGGTCACAGTTCAGCAGAACACAACAAGAGACGTACATTTGTTACTTTGACATCGCCAAAGGCAACAAATGGCATGTAATTGCAGAGGTTTTTTTACCAAAACACTTGGAACAAGTAAAATTATTTGGTTCCACACAATTTCAGTGATTGCATACTAGTAATCATTGATTGATCCTATCATCCTCCTGTAAAGGTTATGGATAAATGCATGGGAAAATTGATATTAGGGGGTATGAAAGATGAAGTAGATTGCAGAAGCTGGTATCCAGGATAAGATATAATAGGCAAGAATGAGAAATAATAAATTAGCAATCATGAACAGTCAAAAGGAGATATATCTGGACCAAACATTACCTTTCTCCAAGCATCATAGAAGTAATTAGACATACAGAAAAACATATCTTATTATGTATAACTGGGACAAGATTTGAGCAGAACATACCAGCCATCCTTCCCAGCGTGGCCTTTGCTTGGCAGTGGCTGGAAATCTTCCATAACCAAACGAGGGTACTGGCTCTGCAGATCAATAATTGCAGGCTAGTTAACACCTTAATCAGATTAAGATAGCAAATGATAATTTCTTAGCTGTTATAGCCATTCTGAATGATCTATTGATATTTTTCTGACCTGGTTAAATGTATGAATCTCAATATTTGAGTTGGCATATTTCTCCACGATCTTCAGAAACAATAATATGCTTAGTTAAGAGTTAGTCATGATATTTCCATGTCAAATTAACTTTCAAAACAATATCATAAATAAGGCAAGCTATCCTTACCTTTTGTGTATCATCATGAGTGTTGAAAGAATTCATCAAAAGCAGAGGGACATTGCATCCATACTTCTTATTGAGAGACTGCAAAGCATTTTCTATAGTTAAAGATCTATCAAACTACAAACAAAAGACTCTAGAGCAACTCACTACATTGCCCCCCTTACCTCTATTTGGATAACAATCAGATCGAGGAATGTAAATCCATTACGCACTTCAATAACAGATCTGTAAATTCAAAATAAACACAATCATGGTAAAGTCAAGTggagtttaaaatcatatacctcATGCATTAAGTTGCAATATTCATACAACCTTATAAATGAGCCTATGTGATCTTAAAGATGATGATAATTTACACAACCCACACTGCAGTTGGTATGTGAATATAAGGGGACTGTCAGGGGTGCATGTACAAGGTAAGCCACTTAGCTTGACTCATGGTACATATGAGGTAAGGTTTTGGACCAGACTAAACATTGAACCAATAATCTCACAGCTTATTAGGCAAGATATTTTAGTCTTATTATCTTACTAAAAATTTACCCAAGTGTTTAACTAGACAAGAAAATACTGTGATAGAAACTTGAGATCTATGAACTCATTGATACTTCTTACTATTTAGTACTTTCACTGTTTTGTTGTCTTCCGAAATAGAATCTTAAACAAAAAATTCCAATGACCCTATATATTTGATGAGTTTGAATTTGTTGAACAATTGGATTGGCAGTGCCAAACATGTAATACAGTAATTTAGGATGCAGAAGTCTTGTAAATCGAAATAAGGAAACCATATCACATATGTAGGCAAATTATCCTAGCAAGTATGATCAACTCAAAAAATCAATTTTGCTGAAGAACATGGAAGCATTGTAGGAATCTAGTCAAAGGTGAAGTGCAGTGACAGAAACGATAAAAGAATCAGAGAACCCACTTCTGATAAATCTGCTAGTTAACTCACTCAATCAGTCAACATGGTAGGTGTCATATATTGTGGCTTCAGTAAAAATCACAGTGTATTATGTCATCCAACAAGTAAAACAACTTAAAACTGATAGGATTTGTTAAACCTTTGAACTAGCTATCATGAGGATAAGTTAAATTGCTGTACACATTACATCTCTCATATATACCATACGTAAAATTGTACAAAATAGTGGTCATATTAAAGATAAATGGTAGTCTTTATCAATCAACCTGATGTAATAATTTAATCCTCAAATCACTGAAATTCTTATCCTTTGGATCATTCAGGGAAGTACCACAAGTACTCGTATATACACCAACATAAGCATGCATCCAAAAATAAGAGCGTTTGCAACAGAAACATGACTACATCCATTTAGAGTTGCCATATCATGGCTGGCTTTGAAGAAGCAAATGAAAGTGCATCAGCAGATCTAAACAATGTGGATTGCCACAAAATCATCAGATTAATTGAGATATCAACAGTACAAAGAGAATGAGGATTTTGATAATGAGAAAATCTGCTCTACTCAGTTTTGATTTagtgaaataacaaaaaaaaggttAGGGCAGAGATAAAATTAGAATATTGTGAGCATCACATGAAATGAGATGGCAATAACTAGGTAATTCTGAACACCAGTGTGTACTGGCTAGTAATTAAGAAGGTAAGTTTGATCAaggaattaaaaataagtcagatAGATATGTATGGTCAATATTCATCAGTCTAATCAAGAACTAGTATCGAACCATATTTGTATTATTCTTTCTTGTAGAAGAACAGGTTAGTGCACTGTCTGGTATCGAACTGGTTACTAACACAGATACCAGATCAAGAAATAAATCCTTGATTTTGAGCTTCCACGAATAATCAAGAAGGCCCTTTCATAAGATAAATTGTTTGTCCAACAACTCCACTAGGTGAGCACAGGATATCACAATTATTAGGTTCATGTAGTTAAGTTGTAGTAAATCATGTGCACTTATATTGGTGATAATAAATTAAGGTAGACCCATTGTCAACCTACTCATTTCACGTAGCATATTACTAACAACAGCGGGACTACAGAAAAAACTACCATCACGAATGCTGAGGAACCACATTTCATATATGTGATCTTTGATGTCATCCTTAAACGTGGGAAGAAAATGTTAATCTGTGAAAATTCGAGCCAACTTGAAACAAAGAAATGGTTCACCATATACATTCTACAAAATACTCAAGTTGATCACCTTTCAGAAGTAAATAAAAGTCACGTATTTCAGTTCAAAATTGTTTACATGCGATTCAGATGCCATAAACGATTGAGAAACTAAAGTACACATGAGCAAATAAAATTAACAGATCTCTAAATATCAAACCACTAACTTAAATCAATTCGTTTAGCATAGTCATCATGCTATCGATAAATTATTGAAGTTAACATTCAGAAAAAATCAACTGATACGATAAAATAATCATACTTGGGCCCCGTGCATCCCATGGTGGTTCCCAGTCCTCCATTGAGCTTTAGCACCGCAAGCTTGTCGAGAAGTTTCTTGGTTGCCTCAAGATCTGCAATTTCGCATTAGAATTCTAAACAGCCGAAGGCTACAAGCACCACATATAATAATGAACAATTTGTAAACAGTAAATCTCGGATCTGTCTATAGGAGAGAAAGAGACCTTCCGGAGGTGGTGACAGGGTATCATAAGGCACGACCACTTCATCAGTCGGAGTCTGGATCTTACTCCACTCGATCTGTTCTGCCTCGCCACTCCAATCCCATCAAAAACCCACGCGAAACAAACATTTCAATCACCAGAAAAGAAAAAACAGCTCCAGAAAGGAAAACCACAAAGAAAATATCTCATTGCACAAAAGCAAGCATCAGAACGCCACAGTTCCGGGAGAAACATCGCAGTTAGACGCTCGATCTTACCTCAGATAGCGAGACACTAGGCTGATAAATCCAGATTTCTCATTTTCACTGCCAACAACAAAAAATTCAAAAACTCGGATCAGATCTGACATCTTTCAGCTCAGTTCCATGGACAAGGACAAGGAAATCCGTCTCCGCGCTCACCTGATCTGATTGAGTTCAGCGACGGCGGATTGGAGCTTGGCGATCTTCGCATCCGCCATCGGGGATCGAGACCGGGAGGCGGACGAAACGAGAGGCTTCGAGCGAGTGCGAGACGATACAGAAGCGAGAGGCGAACAAAGGCCTGATGTTGCCCTCTTGGAGTGAGGTAAGATGACGAGCCGTCCTCATTTATAGAATGGGGGCGAGGTTCTCCGTCAGTCAAAACGGCGACAGAATATTCGCAGGACGACGGAATCCTGTCCGCGCCATCGACGACACGTGGCGGAAGAAGAACGGGGCGGGAGGGGGAAGCGAACCTCGGCCGTTGGTTCGAATGGATGGGCTCACCACTTCGTCGTGATTCGTGCCGTGGGCCCACTGTAGGGAAATGGACCTAACAACGTTACGAAGTCGGATAGGCTCCCATCACATCTCCGTCGAGCGTAACAAGAAAGCAACGCCATGATGCGTGTTCGTCGTTACGTGTCAACAACTtcgtagtagtagtagtattaCGCGTGTTATTAAGAATAAGATGCTCGAATGTTCTTTTGGTGTGTCAATTCAATAAATATGCATTGGATTAGGACATCAATTAAATAATGATGCGTCTCTCAACAGTTTTCGAAACCACAAGCGATCATAACAaagtaataattataataattagaaATACCCCAAAATTCTTCGAACGCTCGCAGCATTTGCATTTGCGAGGAATGAGAAACTTGATCGTATCACAGCGGTTTGGAACGATTTGGATCAAGTTTTGAGTCACCGAGGATCAATTACGTTGAGATTTGTGTCGTGAAATGATCGCATTCGTTGACATTTCTATTACGTTGTACGTAATTTGAGGTAAGATAAGATGGGTGTGACGGAATAGAGAACGTAAGATGTCACGGGTAGGGATTAGTTTGCTTTTAGATGTGTGCTATATCCGTGACAcgtgttttaatttgtgttttgaatcagactgaatatattttttatttagtataaATATATTGTAATATAGAAATTAGATTTAGTGTACAAATATTCTATTATACGCATGTTTTCACTTGTGTTTTGAATTTCTAGTTGATGTGaagggacaaaaaaaaaaaaatgagagaaGAAGAGGGTGAAAAAATAGAgatattaaagaataaaaagaactctagatattaaaaattaataatttaaaatatgaaaaattgatAAGGTTTCAAAAACTAGAATGCCCCCATCaatctttcttccttcctcttttataTATCTATTATACATTGAATCCCTCGATCATCTAATTAATGAATTATAATTCATTGAAAATCAAGcacaaattataatatatattaaagtcATGATGTGTTTGTACTTTGGTGACTTTAAATTTTTATAGTCAtctcaaaatataataatattcttaAATTTTGATAAGGTTGAGCTTACAATTTATTATCTTCGAACT harbors:
- the MWUGPA gene encoding UTP--glucose-1-phosphate uridylyltransferase, whose protein sequence is MADAKIAKLQSAVAELNQISENEKSGFISLVSRYLSGEAEQIEWSKIQTPTDEVVVPYDTLSPPPEDLEATKKLLDKLAVLKLNGGLGTTMGCTGPKSVIEVRNGFTFLDLIVIQIESLNKKYGCNVPLLLMNSFNTHDDTQKIVEKYANSNIEIHTFNQSQYPRLVMEDFQPLPSKGHAGKDGWYPPGHGDVFPSLMNSGKLDALLSQGKEYVFIANSDNLGAIVDIKILNHLINNQNEYCMEVTPKTLADVKGGTLISYEGRVQLLEIAQVPDAHVNEFKSIEKFKIFNTNNLWVNLKAIKRLVEADALKMEIIPNPKEVDGVKVLQLETAAGAAIRFFDHAIGINVPRSRFLPVKATSDLLLVQSDLYMLVDGFVIRNKARTNPSNPSIELGPEFKKVANFLSRFKSIPSIVELDSLKVSGDVWFGEGVVLKGNVSIAAKSGVKLEISDGAVLENKVINGPEDI